One Helianthus annuus cultivar XRQ/B chromosome 12, HanXRQr2.0-SUNRISE, whole genome shotgun sequence genomic region harbors:
- the LOC110895997 gene encoding scarecrow-like protein 23, translating to MLQSLHLQHPPISTTTSSSVKDSTMNMNTNTSKRPIHDSTGEITEFSGEIKRRNINENEHEDNSLTVEAESSGLRLLGLLLQCAECVAVENLNRANSLLPEISELSSPFGSSLERVAAYFAEALQARIISSYLGTYSPLSIKTLTLAQNQRIHNALQSYNSITPFIKFSHFTSNQAIFQALEHEETVHIIDLDIMQGLQWPGLFHILASRPRKLKSLRITGIGSSHSLLEATGVRLHEFANSLNLPFEFIPLECKIGNISSDSTDFTEFLTQLGVRSDEAVVVHWLHHCLYDVTGSDYNTVRLLRLLKPKLITVIEQDLSHGGSFLNRFVEALHYYSALFDAVGDGVEPENVERFTVERQLFGAEIKNIVAVGGPKRTGEVKVEKWGMELGRVGFRAVSLAGNPAAQASLLLGMFPPWKGYTLVEESGRLKLGWKDLSLVTASAWEPLDLD from the coding sequence ATGCTACAGTCTCTTCACCTTCAACACCCTCCAATTTCCACCACAACTTCCTCATCAGTCAAAGATTCCACCATGAACATGAACACCAACACCTCAAAACGCCCAATCCATGACTCCACCGGCGAGATAACCGAATTCTCCGGCGAAATCAAACGGCGAAACATCAACGAAAATGAGCATGAGGACAATTCATTAACAGTTGAAGCGGAATCTTCTGGTTTAAGACTGTTAGGTTTACTGCTACAATGCGCCGAGTGCGTAGCCGTTGAGAACCTAAACCGTGCGAACTCATTGTTACCGGAAATCTCAGAACTATCTTCTCCGTTCGGATCTTCGCTGGAGCGAGTAGCGGCATACTTCGCTGAAGCGTTACAAGCCAGAATCATCAGCTCATATCTCGGAACGTACTCACCGCTCAGTATCAAAACCCTAACCCTAGCTCAAAACCAGAGGATTCACAACGCACTTCAATCGTACAATTCAATCACTCCGTTCATCAAATTCTCACATTTCACATCGAATCAAGCGATATTCCAAGCGTTAGAACACGAAGAAACCGTACATATTATAGATCTGGACATCATGCAAGGTCTCCAATGGCCAGGACTGTTCCACATCTTAGCTTCTCGTCCACGCAAGCTCAAATCACTCCGAATCACCGGAATCGGATCCTCTCACTCGCTTCTAGAAGCCACCGGCGTCCGGTTACACGAATTCGCTAACTCGTTAAACCTTCCGTTCGAATTCATTCCTCTCGAATGCAAAATCGGTAACATCAGTTCTGATTCCACCGATTTCACCGAGTTTTTGACTCAACTCGGTGTCAGATCTGACGAAGCCGTCGTTGTTCACTGGCTGCATCACTGCCTGTATGACGTCACCGGAAGCGATTACAATACCGTACGGTTGTTACGTCTGCTAAAACCTAAACTGATAACGGTTATCGAACAAGATCTGAGCCACGGAGGAAGCTTTTTGAACCGGTTCGTGGAGGCTTTGCATTACTATTCCGCTTTGTTCGATGCGGTAGGTGACGGTGTTGAACCGGAGAATGTAGAGCGGTTCACGGTGGAGCGGCAGTTGTTTGGGGCGGAGATTAAGAATATTGTGGCGGTTGGTGGACCGAAACGGACTGGTGAGGTGAAGGTGGAGAAATGGGGGATGGagttgggtcgggtcgggtttaGGGCGGTTTCGTTGGCGGGTAACCCGGCGGCTCAAGCGAGTTTGTTGTTGGGGATGTTTCCTCCGTGGAAAGGGTATACGTTGGTGGAGGAATCGGGTCGGTTGAAATTGGGTTGGAAGGATTTGAGTTTGGTTACTGCTTCTGCTTGGGAACCGTTGGATTTGGATTAG